aaaaaatgttaacaaattaaatttcagaCTTGTAACTTCTGTAATTAATGATATGACCCGGGGCACAAGATACTATTTGTTCAATAGAACCAACAAATCttcttaatatattctttatataataaatgtttcttatattttaactattttatAATGCATGTCAAAGACAACATTTcaataactaaataaaactatgttatatatatgaCACTGAAAATTTTTTGGTACTCTAAGTTTAATATTCATTGCTGACATTATGATATGTAAAGAATAGTTTTGTCCAAACTAAACAAAGTAGATATTTAAGCTGTTCAAGAATCACATCTAGACTTATTTCCTTTAAATGCATTGATTTCAAATGATAGGgataaaaaaccaataaaaaagattttttagatttataatCGCAAGTCGGATCCAGCTAGTTCgcttttataaacaaaatccTTAGCTgactcataaatatttattaataatatccTGATAAAAAAATTACCATTTGACTGCAATCCAAATGATACCACCATAAAATCTGCAAACACAAAGTATTGGATAATAATTCCAAGAACTCGAGTTTCCGCCATAAACTCATATTGCTGGGCCCTAAAATGATTACAATAGTACGTAGTACGTACATCATATGTgagtgctgtgcaacaaactTGTGGCAGAGCGAGCGCTAATTAATTAGCAGTATTTCTCGCTCACTCAACGGctattaaaaattatgtaaGGCGGCACGCGATGAACGCCGGCGCAGGAGGAATGCGTGCCACATGCAAAGTGAGGAAGTAACCGCATCGGATGGCTACGACCAGTGATGACCACATGGGCGTGGACTGACTCACTGGACCTCGAGATGGGCGCATGTAGCCGGCACTTTCACTTGGTCATGGTCATGGCCACGATGGCTTGGCATTGCGGATGGGATGGCTCCAATCACTGGGTGATTATCACATTTCAGGCCGCCGGGTTCCCGCATAGGAGAGGAAGTCTGGGCGCATTGTTTGCAATTTGCCATGGCATTTGAATCCGAAATCGAAAACTGAGCGGCCGAAGCGACCAACTGACTGATTTCAGCCTTTTGCCAGCACAAATTGTTGCCGACGTCATCACGGAATCTTTGCGGTCCGCGGAAGGGGTATTTACAGTCCATAGGGGCAAGTGGAAGGGGCACGCGGGCGAACTGGGAAGACCCACCATATTGTCCAACACATGGTGATAAGTCCGATGGAAAGCAAAGGGATCGCAACTGTATAAACAGGCGCCCGTCGAAACCCAAGAAGATGTGTATCTTGCAGATATTTTGAAAACCAATTGTTTTCAATCTTTGTGTTTataaaggcaaacaaaagcaatcTCATAGATACTGTGTATAAAACTGAcgcgtttttattatttgaaaaacatgtttttaaattctttttcgGTGTAAGATATAGCTTAATATTacgaaaatgttaaatttttatatttgctttcCTAGTACTTTAAGATATTCACCAAATATTTGTGATAGCCTTTTTTGAAACTTTTGAAATATCGAAATCAATGTTATATAGATATTTCTTATATTATAGACGACATACAAAAGAGTTAGTTAAATTTTAGTTAAACTCTATAAGAATTATGCGAACTTTGATAAATATGTCACTGTGTTATAGGCAGAGTATGCAAATTTCGACGTAACGAAGTTAACTTTCTTTTAAGACCGAATTTTAGTGCACATAAATGACCCAATATTTTAGCGCGCTTGCATTCTtgctaaaaaaatatatgcgtCAATTTGGGCTACACTGAacaataagtattagttcgTTTATGTTGTTATCATTTATCAACATTGAATTTCTCCAAAAAGTATGCATCGCATTGGTAaagaaaatagtttaaaatatttgtatgaACATGGGCAAGTCGGgtgataaatatttattggttttatattttattttaaaaacatataactatcatttatcatttaaattaaactctAAAGACTATAACACTACATTTTGACGTTAAAGTGCAAATGAAACATACAAACATAAGCATAACATACAATATTTAGATATTATTGTTAGTTTATTTCCAAAAATCCTATCATTAAGAAATATTCTTCTAATTTTTTAGCCTAATGGTAGGTTATATTCATGCATAAAAAACAAGCCAACAGATATAGAATTGAATACAATGAAGAATTGCTGTACAAGCAGAGGAAAAATATCGCTGAtgctaataaaataataaaaaattcatttgtgttgcaaacttaaaatcaatatatattttacccTGATGTTCAGCTACATCATTTTACTTACCTCAGATCTTTTTATGCTTATTACTTGGTAAGCTGTATTTATCTAGAACTATATTACCAAACTGTATCAGTTTAtaggtttttaaattttaaacaatctTCCACCCAATGCAACAGTACAAAGTCAGAAATTATTAGAAGACTTTTATTTACAGATTGGTCAAGCATCATGGCGTTTAGAGAACTACAAAATATTCTGGGAGGCAAGGGCCAGGCGGTAGTTGTATTCCTCGAACAGTTCCGGAGCCACTCGATATGGCTGATCTATGAGCGAAAGGCGGATGGGCGTTTGGCACGAGGGCGTGGCATAGTTGGGAGCAGGAGGAGCCGCCGGTTGGTAGCAATTCTGCGATGGCGCCTCGTAAACGGGGGcaggtggtggcggtggtggtggggcTGTTGGAGTGACATATTTCTGATCATCATACTCCACCTGGGAGGTGGACGACTTCGATGCCAGTGGAGTGGAGAGATAGATGATGGGCTGGTAAACGATCTGTGCCGGTGGTGCACCAACGTAGCTTGGCTGTGCGGGCTGGCTGTACCCCTGGGTGTAGCTGGATGCTGGTGGCTCATAGGCGGGAGCTGGTGGAGCGGGAGCACTGTAATCAGTTGTAGGTGCTTCGTAGGCAGGAGCAGCTGGTGCCGGAGCTTCATAGGCAGGAGCAGCTGGTGCCGGAGCTTCGTAGGCAGGAGCTGGTGGAGCAGGAGCTTCGTAAGCAGGAGCTGGTGGTGCCGGAGCTTCGTAGGCAGGAGCTGCCGGTGCTACATAGCCTGCATCGCCATCGCCGGGTCCATTGTACTCGGTATCGGGTTTGATGTACCCACCGTTGGGCAGGACTCCGTAACCATCACCGCCGTAGGAAGGACTCTGTGGCGCCGGTGCCACATAGTTGTTCTGACCACATCCACCGCCACACTGTCCACACGGACTGGCTGTGGGAAATAGTTCGGGAAGTTTCTTGAAGAGTTTCATCTGCTTGAAGGGATCCAGATCCTGCAGCTGCAGGCCGTTGCAGTTGTTGGGCACAGCGGGCGCGGGTAGCAGTGGAGCTGTCGGATACAGCaggttgttattgttgttgttgcagcagttgttgttgttgcggggAAAGAGATCATCCCACCACTTGAGCAGAGAGCGGTTCGTGCGCTTCAAAGCCTCATTGGGGGTCACCACAGGACCTGCATCCGCCATCAGGTAGTAGAGTGGCTCCCCCGGTACCGCAATCCGATTGGACCGCGGCAAATCCTCGGCTGAAGTGGCCAGGACCACGCCCAGCGCCAGCAGGGTCAGAGTCCACGATCTGTTTCTGGAGTGCATCATCATGTGGTAATTGCGTTGGCAGCATTAACCTCGCGGTTCGAACTCTCAATTGCAACTACCAGAACCAGTGGCTCCCAATCGCAGCGGACTGCTGGAGTTGCACACCACAACGGATTAATGCCAGGTCAGCAGGTGTGGACACCTTTTGATGGGGTATAATAGTTggcaaaataaacattaaagATTGGATagtgttgcattttttatagcaccttataatatattttaaaatgttgaaTTAAAATTAGTTACAAGTAAACAGGTAACCAAATGTTCACACTAGAACTGATCGCCTTTTCTTAGTATCTTATCTGTAAATCTTAAAATTATCTGAACAAAAGAAAgggtatttaaaattaattataaagaTTGTCTGTTATGAGGAAATTAAGACTAAACTTTTAGCTCAGCAAGTCCCATGTCTAAcccaatttttattttagcccCAATAGAGGTGGTGTTACCAATTCATCGAAGATTCCCAATAAGAGTCCCAATAACCCCACTGGCAGGCCGATGACTCCACACTACTTgtattttctttattgttgTCTTGCTTTCCTTATTGTTTATTCAAATTGTTCCCTTACGTGCTCGAAATTATTAAACAGTAGCGAAACACCAGTCGAGGTTCCTGTTTGCTCCGTGGAGCGTGACTGCCTTGGCTTTAATCCGCATCAGGCTGGCCAATCGAAAGCAAAATGCACTTGGCTGAACGGAAGTTGGTCGGAAAAaacaaagatacaaagatacgtTCAGAAAcacataataaatacataaatatatattggtTGCCGTAAAATATACTTCCGAAAGTAATCGTGGGCTTACTCATCGTTTGGTTATACTTAATACTGGTAATACTTAAGATACAACCAATAATAAAttcaagtatatatatatttgaaaagtatttatagATGCTGACGCATTTGTGTTCGAAAACATTAATTACAGCTCTAGCTAAAAATAGTAGCAcaaaaagatatttatttgaatttacatCTCTACAATTCTAATATTAGGTGAAATACTTGTTGGAAACTTCCCAAAGATACATGTTGGAAACAACTAACATATAAGATGAAACGAttcattttttcattttgtatttcaacttttgatttatattttgataaaGAGTCGCAACTACACCTGCCTAGTACTAAAGTACTATTCTTttgacaatataaataaaactttattcAATTTGAGGGATCCATTAACATATCTTCGAGCTACAACTGCTGCAGGTATCTATGCTTTTGGGGACTACGTCCGCTGGAGCGCTGACGGTGTCGCTTCCGTTTCTCCGTTGGCTTGAGCAGTTCCGTCGCCTTGCTCACAATGGCCGGAACTCCGGATGTGTCAGCGGAATCATCTGGCTCGGAGGCTGGTAGCGGTGTGGTCATCGCCGTATCATCTTCCTTGTCAAAATCTTCAGCAGAGTCCTCAGCCTCATCACTGTCGTGGTCATCACCCACAATGGTATCTGGCTGTTCTGAGCTGGGTGGCGCCGGAGTGCTACTCGAGAAGTTCAGCTTGCCCGATCTTTCCGATTGAACTTCTGTGGTAGGAGCAGCTTCTGTTGTTGAGGTGGAGGCAGCGTCCTGGTTGAATTTGAAGACGCGCTGGAAAAAGTTACCATTTTGCGTTGGAGCAGCGGGAGCTGGTGCTCCCAGAACTCTGTTGAAAGGATTGAAAGGATTGAGGGCTCCGAAGGGTCCGAATGGGTTCATTCCCATTCCAAGCTGCATGCCCATGCCAAAGGGGCCACCCACCTGGTGCTCCATGTCGTATCCCTGTCCTCCCATCTGGGGAGACATGCCAAAAGGGCTTCCCAGCTGTGCTCCCAGCCCAAATCCACCTCCAAAGGAACCTGCTGGAGCCAATGCTGGTGGTGCTCTGGGAAGCCCAAAGTAGGGAGTTGGTGCTCGTTGTGCGTAGCAGGGCATGCTTATAATGACCGGTTGGAAGCTCGGACAGGTGGTACTGTAGCTCACCCCGTTGTCCACTGGACATTGAATTGGTGGTGCTGTGGGAGGACATCCATTACAATATGTGTTGGCAGAGGGAGTTACATCTGCTTGGGAATAGGTTGGAGGTGGTGGCGGCAGAGTGGGTGGGGCAGGAGCCTCTGGGTATTGATTGTTGTAGGGGCTGTAGCCAGGAGACATTTGTCCCAACATGGGCTCATCCTGGTTGCTCACCGGTGCCTCCTGTGTGGGATGTCTTTCGTCTCCCAGGCTGCTGTAGAATGCCTTCATAACCGGATCGTTTTCGGGATCCTGCGTCTGCGACAACGGCACCCACATCAACTGATCTTCTGGTCGCGGTTGACTCACTGGCCTACGGTATTGCTGTTGGAGCTCCTCTCGCCTAAAACCCACATCCGGCACTGCCAGCACCTCCTCGTCGATAGTGAATCGATGTCTACCATTTCCGGCTACTGGGTTCTCGTTGGGGCGACTTGACGACCTCGCAAATGCTGCAGGATCATACGAAGCGGCCGTGGACGCTGGGCTTGGGCCAGCTGGAACTCCTGGTGGAGCTGCTGGCGGGCTGCCCACAATTGGGTGATGAAATTCTTGCATGCCAGCTGACTCCGCTGCAGGTGCAGTTGGAGGGGCTGCCATAGGGCCTCCGTAGAATCCGTACTGGGCGTGGGGCTGATGCTGCTGAGGATTAGGCTGCTGGTGGGGCTTCTCCTGGTATGACGTCGGACCCGCTGGCTGGACTTGGAGAATGCGAGTGGGATCTTCTGTGACGGGCTGCTGGGGATATGACCCGCCCTCAAAGGCGGGAAACACGGGAAAGTTGTGACCGTAATCATGATGTTCAGCGGGTTGAGGATTAAACGGAGGCATATGCTCCATGGAGGGTTGATTCTCGATTGCGGGTTCTGTGGATTTCGCTCCCTGGCACATGTAGAATGGCTCCCCCTGGCCACCTTGGCTTCTGACCTCCACACAACTTTGCTGGCTACTGTCGCCACCGAAGTTGGCTCCCCGGCACATATAATACGGCTCATCCTGCGGACTACTTGGCCTAATCTCCACGCAGATGGTAGTCATGGTGCGTTTGCTGCGATTCAGTAGATCCCTCGAAGCTGGACTGGCCTCATGTCCGGATGCAGTTGCTCCTGGTAACACCGTTAGCCCAATGGCCAGGCATGCCCAAAGGAAGATCAGCTTCAAGGCCTGTGGTTGGATATCCATGTTCTTCTTCCGCTCACTAACTTCCGTTTGCCGATGGGCAGCGCTTTTATAGTCTTTAACTCTGCTGCTGAGGATGGAGATCCATTAAAAGGTGCCTTCCAACTTCCACAACTTACCCAACTGATTTCCTCGAAGCGGtcttttgtaatttttctcGTTTGTCTGAATTATGTTTTTCCTCTATTAACCGCGTTGTTCTGGTATATTGCACTGGTAATCGGAGTTTTATTCACTTGAAAATCGTATCActgaataaaaaccaatgCAGACACCAATTTTGAACGGACCTGGCCAAAAGGGGTTCGAATCGTAACCAAAATACACTTCCATGTGCGAAGTTGAAGTGAATTCAAACCGAAGTAGCCGATGTTAGTAACAATAAATAGATTATTTGTATTAATGCTATATTCTATGAAAATTGTATATACATTATGAAGATACTTAGGAGGGAGCAAGCTTTATAACATACTTTCTTTGTAATATGTTCATCTTGAATTCGTTACTAATCAAAAGAGTTCCTATAATAATAGAGCATTTGGATTCATActtaaacatattcaattgcTTCGATTTCAGCTGATTCCTGCAAATTTCGACCAGCGTTTTCTTTTGGCATGGTGGACAGTTCAACAAACTCCTCAGGTTTCTTTCGATTTTGGATTGATCAGCACTTTCGTAAAGTGTGCGAAACATATGACACACAAGTGTTTGCTGGTTGGGTTGCCCGACATTAGCCAAATCGGTCAGTCGGTCAGCGAGTGTTAGATTGTCGGGAGTGAGGGGCACTTCATAGTAACTGACCTGACCCACTTGTAAGACAACGCGGGAGTGGCCTCCAGTACCCCGGGATGACTAATGAACCCTTATGAATGTGGGGTGTGTATTCCGTGGTCTTTAAACTAAGTCACTTCTGTTTCACCATCCGACTGGGTACTTCAATCAAAGGACCATACTTGAGTTTTAAGTACTCGTATCCTGGGATAGCATTCcttgtatgtatatagatgGATATTATATATACTAAAGAGAAACTAGTCCAATCGCAGACACCACCTGTTGGTATGTCGTCTATTTATAGTAACACTTAAATTGTAGCTACCTAAACACATTTCAAACAATTCTAAACAAACAATTCCAAACATACAATTCCACTTACCACTTACCGACCAAATTACGAGTTTACAATGGACAAAGCTGAACGCGACTACTGGCATCTTCGATCCTTGGAAATCGAAGAGGAGCCGCGATTTCCGCCAACAAACGTCGCTGATCCACTAACCGCACGCAATCTGTTCCAGCTCTACGTCAACACCTTCATTGGAGCCAATCTGGCCGAGTCGTGTGTCTTCCCATTGGACGTGGCCAAGACCCGGATGCAGGTAGATGGCGAGCAGGCCAAGAAGACGGGTAAAGCGATGCCAACTTTCCGGGCAACTCTTACCAACATGATCCGAGTGGAGGGATTCAAGTCGCTCTACGCCGGCTTCTCGGCAATGGTGACCCGAAACTTTATCTTCAACTCGTTACGTGTTGTTCTCTACGACGTTTTCCGGCGCCCTTTTCTCTACCAGAACGAGCGGAACGAGGAAGTGCTCAAGATCTACATGGCGCTGGGATGCAGCTTCACCGCAGGCTGCATTGCCCAGGCACTGGCCAATCCCTTTGACATCGTCAAGGTGCGAATGCAGACGGAAGGACGCCGCCGCCAGCTGGGCTATGATGTGCGGGTGAACAGCATGGTGCAGGCCTTCGTGGACATCTACCGCCGTGGCGGACTGCCCAGTATGTGGAAGGGTGTAGGGCCCAGCTGCATGCGTGCCTGCCTGATGACGACCGGCGATGTGGGCAGCTACGATATCAGTAAGCGCACCTTCAAGCGCCTGCTGGACTTGGAGGAAGGCCTGCCACTGCGTTTCGTGTCTTCCATGTGCGCCGGACTAACGGCATCCGTGCTCAGCACGCCGGCGGACGTGATCAAGTCGCGGATGATGAACCAGCCGGTGGACGAGAGCGGCAAGAATCTGTACTACAAGAACTCCCTCGACTGCGTTAGGAAGCTGGTCAGGGAGGAGGGTGTCCTCACGTTATATAAGGGCCTAATGCCCACTTGGTTTCGGCTGGGACCGTTCTCAGTGCTCTTTTGGCTGTCCGTCGAGCAGCTGCGTCAGTGGGAAGGCCAGAGTGGATTTTAGGAGCAAACTATCAATCTTACTATCGTATTTTGTATGTCTTTTAACACGCAATAAAAGGTGCAAGTCAAACCATCTATTAtacatattataaatataacttTAATCCCAATCCTATTCGTTAATATGAAATGATTTTGTTGTCtttaattttgctttattttattttttatattccaatgCACACAACAAACACTCAAGATATTTCTCTTAAATGGGAAAAGGCGTTAACACAGTCTTTAGGCCAGCAGAATGGGACAATTCGGAGGAGAAGGAAAGACCCAAGTTGGAGTACTTGGTGACCAACAAGAAGACTCCGCCGGTTGAACTCTACCTCACGGCATTCGCCTCCGCCTGCAGTGCCGAGATTGTGGGCTATCCCTTCGATATGTGCAAGACCCGAATGCAGATCCAGGGCGAGATCGCGAGCAGGGTGGGTCAGAAGGCCAAGTACCGAGGTCTGCTGGCCACTGCCATGGGCATCGTCAGGGAGGAGGGTCTGCTGAAGCTCTACGGTGGCATATCCGCCATGCTGTTCCGCCACTCGCTCTTCAGTGGCATCAAAATGCTGACCTACGACTATATGCGTGAGAAGATGATCGTGCCCGACGAGGACGGCAGGCCGCAGCTATCCTTCCTGGGATCCTGCATCAGTGGCGTCTTAGCCGGCGCAACTGCCAGCGTACTAACGAATCCCACCGAGCTGATTAAGatccaaatgcaaatggagGGACAGCGGCGTCTAAGGGGCGAGCCTCCACGCATTCACAATGTGCTCCAGGCCCTGACTTCCATTTACAGAACGG
The sequence above is a segment of the Drosophila melanogaster chromosome 2L genome. Coding sequences within it:
- the psd gene encoding palisade, isoform B, with amino-acid sequence MMMHSRNRSWTLTLLALGVVLATSAEDLPRSNRIAVPGEPLYYLMADAGPVVTPNEALKRTNRSLLKWWDDLFPRNNNNCCNNNNNNLLYPTAPLLPAPAVPNNCNGLQLQDLDPFKQMKLFKKLPELFPTASPCGQCGGGCGQNNYVAPAPQSPSYGGDGYGVLPNGGYIKPDTEYNGPGDGDAGYVAPAAPAYEAPAPPAPAYEAPAPPAPAYEAPAPAAPAYEAPAPAAPAYEAPTTDYSAPAPPAPAYEPPASSYTQGYSQPAQPSYVGAPPAQIVYQPIIYLSTPLASKSSTSQVEYDDQKYVTPTAPPPPPPPAPVYEAPSQNCYQPAAPPAPNYATPSCQTPIRLSLIDQPYRVAPELFEEYNYRLALASQNIL
- the CG13992 gene encoding uncharacterized protein, isoform C; protein product: MDIQPQALKLIFLWACLAIGLTVLPGATASGHEASPASRDLLNRSKRTMTTICVEIRPSSPQDEPYYMCRGANFGGDSSQQSCVEVRSQGGQGEPFYMCQGAKSTEPAIENQPSMEHMPPFNPQPAEHHDYGHNFPVFPAFEGGSYPQQPVTEDPTRILQVQPAGPTSYQEKPHQQPNPQQHQPHAQYGFYGGPMAAPPTAPAAESAGMQEFHHPIVGSPPAAPPGVPAGPSPASTAASYDPAAFARSSSRPNENPVAGNGRHRFTIDEEVLAVPDVGFRREELQQQYRRPVSQPRPEDQLMWVPLSQTQDPENDPVMKAFYSSLGDERHPTQEAPVSNQDEPMLGQMSPGYSPYNNQYPEAPAPPTLPPPPPTYSQADVTPSANTYCNGCPPTAPPIQCPVDNGVSYSTTCPSFQPVIISMPCYAQRAPTPYFGLPRAPPALAPAGSFGGGFGLGAQLGSPFGMSPQMGGQGYDMEHQVGGPFGMGMQLGMGMNPFGPFGALNPFNPFNRVLGAPAPAAPTQNGNFFQRVFKFNQDAASTSTTEAAPTTEVQSERSGKLNFSSSTPAPPSSEQPDTIVGDDHDSDEAEDSAEDFDKEDDTAMTTPLPASEPDDSADTSGVPAIVSKATELLKPTEKRKRHRQRSSGRSPQKHRYLQQL
- the Ucp4C gene encoding uncoupling protein 4C translates to MDKAERDYWHLRSLEIEEEPRFPPTNVADPLTARNLFQLYVNTFIGANLAESCVFPLDVAKTRMQVDGEQAKKTGKAMPTFRATLTNMIRVEGFKSLYAGFSAMVTRNFIFNSLRVVLYDVFRRPFLYQNERNEEVLKIYMALGCSFTAGCIAQALANPFDIVKVRMQTEGRRRQLGYDVRVNSMVQAFVDIYRRGGLPSMWKGVGPSCMRACLMTTGDVGSYDISKRTFKRLLDLEEGLPLRFVSSMCAGLTASVLSTPADVIKSRMMNQPVDESGKNLYYKNSLDCVRKLVREEGVLTLYKGLMPTWFRLGPFSVLFWLSVEQLRQWEGQSGF
- the Ucp4B gene encoding uncoupling protein 4B, isoform A, with product MGKGVNTVFRPAEWDNSEEKERPKLEYLVTNKKTPPVELYLTAFASACSAEIVGYPFDMCKTRMQIQGEIASRVGQKAKYRGLLATAMGIVREEGLLKLYGGISAMLFRHSLFSGIKMLTYDYMREKMIVPDEDGRPQLSFLGSCISGVLAGATASVLTNPTELIKIQMQMEGQRRLRGEPPRIHNVLQALTSIYRTGGVVGLWKGTVPNTWRSALVTIGDVSCYDFCKRFLIAEFDLVDNREVQFVAAMTAGVADAILSLPADVVKSRIMNQPTDEQGRGIHYKGSLDCLSRLVREEGFLAMYKGFIPYWMRVGPASVVFWMTFEQIRRFRGSEGY
- the Ucp4B gene encoding uncoupling protein 4B, isoform C, whose translation is MGKGVNTVFRPAEWDNSEEKERPKLEYLVTNKKTPPVELYLTAFASACSAEIVGYPFDMCKTRMQIQGEIASRVGQKAKYRGLLATAMGIVREEGLLKLYGGISAMLFRHSLFSGIKMLTYDYMREKMIVPDEDGRPQLSFLGSCISGVLAGATASVLTNPTELIKIQMQMEGQRRLRGEPPRIHNVLQALTSIYRTGGVVGLWKGTVPNTWRSALVTIAAMTFANAF
- the Ucp4B gene encoding uncoupling protein 4B, isoform B, producing the protein MGKGVNTVFRPAEWDNSEEKERPKLEYLVTNKKTPPVELYLTAFASACSAEIVGYPFDMCKTRMQIQGEIASRVGQKAKYRGLLATAMGIVREEGLLKLYGGISAMLFRHSLFSGIKMLTYDYMREKMIVPDEDGRPQLSFLGSCISGVLAGATASVLTNPTELIKIQMQMEGQRRLRGEPPRIHNVLQALTSIYRTGGVVGLWKGTVPNTWRSALVTIGEP